In a single window of the Nocardioides sp. L-11A genome:
- a CDS encoding cyclase family protein — translation MTTASPSRAPAPLLAALSDGVEVFDLGRQYSVGMPQSPNHPAYWHALPRRHGDMVRSDGGSAANDMISMGTHVGTHIDALAHVSHEGRLYGDLRVDDALMGGRYAELGAHTIAPMVCRGVLLDVPAALGIPQGCEAGYEITRADLEATVEKQGTRPAEGDVVLIRSGWGRLFAEGAPYVGGESGVPGVGEDGARWIAEHDVRAAGADTIAFERLAPGAGHAVLPAHRVLLVENGVYIVEAMDLEALAAAGHHEFLFVLSPLALYGATGSPVRPLAVVSRG, via the coding sequence GTGACGACCGCGAGTCCATCCCGCGCCCCCGCGCCGCTGCTGGCGGCCCTGAGCGACGGGGTCGAGGTCTTCGACCTCGGCCGGCAGTACTCGGTCGGCATGCCGCAGTCGCCGAACCACCCGGCGTACTGGCACGCCCTGCCCCGCCGCCACGGTGACATGGTGCGCAGCGACGGCGGGTCGGCCGCCAACGACATGATCAGCATGGGCACCCACGTCGGCACCCACATCGACGCCCTCGCCCACGTGTCCCACGAGGGCAGGCTCTACGGCGACCTCCGGGTGGACGACGCCCTCATGGGCGGCCGCTACGCCGAGCTCGGCGCGCACACGATCGCCCCGATGGTCTGCCGGGGCGTCCTGCTCGACGTTCCCGCCGCCCTCGGCATCCCGCAGGGATGCGAGGCCGGCTACGAGATCACCCGGGCCGACCTCGAGGCCACCGTGGAGAAGCAGGGCACCCGCCCCGCGGAGGGGGACGTCGTCCTCATCCGCAGCGGCTGGGGCCGGCTGTTCGCCGAGGGCGCCCCGTACGTCGGCGGTGAGTCGGGTGTCCCCGGCGTCGGGGAGGACGGGGCGCGCTGGATCGCCGAGCACGACGTCCGCGCGGCCGGCGCCGACACCATCGCCTTCGAACGGCTCGCGCCAGGTGCCGGCCATGCCGTGCTGCCCGCGCATCGCGTCCTCCTGGTCGAGAACGGCGTCTACATCGTCGAGGCGATGGACCTCGAGGCTCTGGCCGCGGCCGGCCACCACGAGTTCCTCTTCGTGCTCTCCCCGCTGGCGCTGTACGGCGCCACCGGCTCCCCCGTGCGCCCGCTGGCGGTGGTCTCCCGTGGGTGA
- a CDS encoding MmgE/PrpD family protein yields MGELSTQSAAERTLAQRVGRFAATAARDGVPEDVARSVVQRVVDVLGLCVAARSLPTSEAAISHAVDAGGAERATAVGVGRRLPAPAAAFVNGVLAHSLDYDDTHLPSVLHPSANVVPAALAAAEDAGASGEEVVRAVAVGLEVAVRLGMAGYDEKLGNSVFFEHGQHATSICGAMGAAVASALVLGLDEEGVVHALGLAASRASGILEANRTGGTVKRLHCGWAAESGVSAAQLVRRGFTGPPSVLEGRFGFFESWLHGSRIDYDAVSADLGTSWSVPGIFFKPYPANHFTHAAVDAGIELRERGVRPADVVRLQLGVPGAALRTIGQPIEVKRAPETGYQAQFSGPYALVAGLLGGGGLGVALDDYTDELATDPRRRTLMAKVDVVTDPDCDDIFPHQFPAKVVAELTGGRTEEVAILANRGGPQRPLSDEELAVKFRENASGELAAPVVAEIEARLRELRSLSSVNDLMSLFVPTPAARA; encoded by the coding sequence GTGGGTGAGCTGAGCACGCAGAGCGCCGCCGAGCGGACCCTCGCACAGCGGGTGGGCCGCTTCGCCGCGACCGCCGCCCGCGACGGCGTGCCCGAGGACGTCGCCCGCAGCGTCGTGCAGCGTGTCGTCGACGTGCTCGGCCTGTGCGTCGCCGCGCGATCGCTGCCCACCAGCGAGGCCGCGATCAGCCACGCCGTCGACGCCGGCGGCGCCGAGCGCGCCACCGCCGTCGGGGTCGGCCGCCGGCTCCCCGCCCCGGCGGCCGCCTTCGTCAACGGCGTCCTGGCCCACTCGCTCGACTACGACGACACCCACCTGCCGTCCGTCCTCCATCCCAGCGCCAACGTGGTCCCGGCCGCGCTGGCCGCTGCCGAGGACGCAGGAGCCTCGGGCGAGGAGGTCGTCCGGGCAGTGGCGGTCGGACTGGAGGTCGCCGTACGCCTCGGCATGGCCGGATACGACGAGAAGCTCGGCAACTCCGTCTTCTTCGAGCACGGCCAGCACGCGACGTCGATCTGCGGTGCGATGGGCGCTGCCGTCGCGTCGGCCCTGGTGCTCGGTCTGGACGAGGAGGGCGTCGTGCACGCCCTCGGACTGGCGGCGTCCCGCGCCTCCGGCATCCTCGAGGCCAACCGCACCGGTGGCACCGTCAAGCGGCTGCACTGTGGCTGGGCGGCGGAGTCGGGCGTGAGCGCTGCGCAGCTGGTGCGCCGCGGATTCACCGGGCCGCCGTCGGTGCTCGAGGGCCGCTTCGGCTTCTTCGAGTCTTGGCTGCACGGCTCGCGGATCGACTACGACGCCGTCAGCGCCGATCTCGGCACGAGCTGGTCGGTGCCGGGCATCTTCTTCAAGCCGTACCCGGCCAACCACTTCACCCACGCCGCGGTGGATGCCGGCATCGAGCTGCGCGAGCGCGGCGTGCGGCCCGCGGACGTCGTCCGGTTGCAGCTGGGCGTTCCCGGTGCGGCCCTGCGCACGATCGGCCAGCCGATCGAGGTCAAGCGCGCCCCCGAGACGGGCTACCAGGCCCAGTTCAGCGGACCGTACGCCCTCGTGGCGGGCCTGCTCGGCGGGGGTGGACTCGGGGTCGCGCTCGACGACTACACCGATGAGCTCGCGACAGACCCGCGGCGTCGGACGCTGATGGCGAAGGTCGACGTCGTGACCGATCCCGACTGTGACGACATCTTCCCCCACCAGTTCCCGGCCAAGGTGGTCGCCGAGCTCACGGGAGGACGCACCGAGGAGGTGGCGATCCTCGCCAACCGCGGCGGCCCGCAACGCCCGCTCAGCGACGAGGAACTGGCGGTGAAGTTCCGCGAGAACGCGTCCGGTGAGCTCGCCGCCCCGGTGGTCGCCGAGATCGAGGCGCGCCTGCGCGAGCTGCGCTCGCTGTCCTCGGTGAACGACCTCATGAGCCTGTTCGTCCCCACCCCGGCAGCCCGCGCCTGA